A single window of Anopheles moucheti chromosome 2, idAnoMoucSN_F20_07, whole genome shotgun sequence DNA harbors:
- the LOC128303291 gene encoding sodium-coupled monocarboxylate transporter 1-like isoform X2: MEQLQEEQSATERDTTNDVWNYVVFVSFVVISALLPIRKRLCRRSTNSKSKQDYVFGAGHISTLAMMLSIARGTLGVISVLGYPSEFFYRGSAMWESLYGVITAYPIVCFVFIPVYFDLGITSVYQYLELRFNSRLVRCLASGTYILRTLLSLGVTIYTPTVALNTIIGVPYWVSLLSITLISIFFNALGGLKAAVAADVIQSLSMTAMLVGIIIYCSITVGGVDQIFTISSENDRFAFFNFAADLHLRVTTTSAWLGELFNSLSLLGCQQNFVQRYLSMPTFGQIRRTLMWNIPVVILLFSLPWFVGMAIYAIYWHCDPLKASVIAKMDEILPYFMLDRFESVPGVWGIFVGTLFNGALTLNISNINSLATVTWEDFLSLIPALRQKSEKHQLNVIKLVGTIYAVLIMGVGFIVGLLSGVIESSMLIISATSGPLLGVFVLAMFIPFANWKGAVIGMIASHLSILWIVVGRLIESTVSDTLLDTSIEGCYAELMEAQKNASLLVVALEEGVDAIETSNLLNRIYSITYMYYGVFGTVLTVLAGIVVSLATWSSHDQYNMKMLHPAVRWLYSRCPFSGKHFGSFEVTTKETAPKC; encoded by the exons CGTATCCTTCGTCGTTATATCGGCGCTACTACCGATCCGGAAGCGGCTCTGTCGCCGGAGCACAAACAGTAAGAGCAAGCAGGACTATGTGTTTGGGGCGGGGCACATTTCTACCCTCGCGATGATGCTATCGATCGCGCGTGGTACACTGGGTGTGATCTCCGTGTTGGGCTATCCGAGCGAATTCTTCTACCGTGGTTCGGCCATGTGGGAATCACTATACGGTGTCATCACCGCGTATCCGATCGTATGCTTCGTCTTCATACCGGTGTACTTCGACCTTGGCATAACGTCCGTCTATCAGTATTTAGAGTTGCG CTTCAACAGTCGTTTAGTGCGATGTCTGGCGTCGGGAACTTATATATTGAGGACGTTGCTGAGTTTGGGTGTTACTATCTACACACCGACCGTTGCCCTGAACACAATCATCGGTGTGCCGTACTGGGTGTCGCTGCTCTCCATTACGTTGATCAGCATCTTCTTCAACGCACTGGGAGGGTTGAAGGCAGCAGTTGCCGCAGACGTCATACAGAGCCTCAGCATGACGGCTATGCTGGTGGGAATCATCATTTACTGCAGCATTACGGTCGGTGGTGTGGATCAGATATTCACCATCAGCTCGGAGAACG ATCGCTTTGCGTTCTTCAACTTTGCGGCCGATCTGCATCTGCGCGTTACGACAACGTCCGCCTGGCTGGGGGAGCTGTTCAACTCGCTCAGCCTGCTCGGCTGTCAGCAGAACTTTGTCCAGCGTTATCTGAGCATGCCGACGTTCGGCCAGATTCGACGCACGCTAATGTGGAACATCCCGGTGGTGATACTGCTATTCTCGCTACCCTGGTTCGTCGGGATGGCCATCTACGCCATCTACTGGCATTGTGATCCACTGAAGGCGAGCGTGATCGCGAAGATGGACGAAATACTGCCCTACTTTATGTTGGATCGGTTCGAGAGTGTTCCGGGCGTTTGGGGCATCTTCGTGGGGACGCTTTTTAATGGGGCGCTCACGTTAAACATCTCCAACATTAACTCGCTGGCCACAGTGACATGGGAGGACTTCCTCTCGCTAATACCAGCGCTGCGCCAAAAGAGTGAGAAACATCAGCTGAATGTGATAAAGCTCGTCGGTACGATCTATGCGGTGCTGATCATGGGCGTTGGTTTTATCGTTGGCCTATTGTCCGGTGTGATCGAATCGTCGATGCTGATCATCTCGGCCACCTCCGGTCCACtgttgggtgtgtttgtgctcgCTATGTTCATACCGTTCGCAAATTGGAAGGGTGCTGTGATCGGCATGATTGCATCCCATTTATCGATCCTGTGGATCGTGGTTGGTCGATTGATTGAAAGTACCGTGAGCGACACACTGCTGGATACCTCGATCGAGGGGTGCTACGCGGAGCTGATGGAGGCGCAAAAGAATGCATCCTTGCTGGTGGTTGCCCTGGAGGAAGGTGTCGATGCGATCGAGACGAGCAATCTGCTCAATCGGATCTACTCGATCACGTACATGTACTACGGTGTGTTCGGCACGGTGCTCACCGTGCTGGCGGGGATCGTTGTCAGTCTCGCCACCTGGAGCAGTCACGACCAGTATAACATGAAGATGCTACATCCGGCTGTGCGGTGGCTTTATTCTCGCTGTCCATTCAGTGGCAAGCACTTTGGATCGTTCGAGGTAACAACGAAAGAAACGGCACCAAAGTGTTGA
- the LOC128303291 gene encoding sodium-coupled monocarboxylate transporter 1-like isoform X1, whose product MWGQNSSFFRFCNLYLYREQLQEEQSATERDTTNDVWNYVVFVSFVVISALLPIRKRLCRRSTNSKSKQDYVFGAGHISTLAMMLSIARGTLGVISVLGYPSEFFYRGSAMWESLYGVITAYPIVCFVFIPVYFDLGITSVYQYLELRFNSRLVRCLASGTYILRTLLSLGVTIYTPTVALNTIIGVPYWVSLLSITLISIFFNALGGLKAAVAADVIQSLSMTAMLVGIIIYCSITVGGVDQIFTISSENDRFAFFNFAADLHLRVTTTSAWLGELFNSLSLLGCQQNFVQRYLSMPTFGQIRRTLMWNIPVVILLFSLPWFVGMAIYAIYWHCDPLKASVIAKMDEILPYFMLDRFESVPGVWGIFVGTLFNGALTLNISNINSLATVTWEDFLSLIPALRQKSEKHQLNVIKLVGTIYAVLIMGVGFIVGLLSGVIESSMLIISATSGPLLGVFVLAMFIPFANWKGAVIGMIASHLSILWIVVGRLIESTVSDTLLDTSIEGCYAELMEAQKNASLLVVALEEGVDAIETSNLLNRIYSITYMYYGVFGTVLTVLAGIVVSLATWSSHDQYNMKMLHPAVRWLYSRCPFSGKHFGSFEVTTKETAPKC is encoded by the exons CGTATCCTTCGTCGTTATATCGGCGCTACTACCGATCCGGAAGCGGCTCTGTCGCCGGAGCACAAACAGTAAGAGCAAGCAGGACTATGTGTTTGGGGCGGGGCACATTTCTACCCTCGCGATGATGCTATCGATCGCGCGTGGTACACTGGGTGTGATCTCCGTGTTGGGCTATCCGAGCGAATTCTTCTACCGTGGTTCGGCCATGTGGGAATCACTATACGGTGTCATCACCGCGTATCCGATCGTATGCTTCGTCTTCATACCGGTGTACTTCGACCTTGGCATAACGTCCGTCTATCAGTATTTAGAGTTGCG CTTCAACAGTCGTTTAGTGCGATGTCTGGCGTCGGGAACTTATATATTGAGGACGTTGCTGAGTTTGGGTGTTACTATCTACACACCGACCGTTGCCCTGAACACAATCATCGGTGTGCCGTACTGGGTGTCGCTGCTCTCCATTACGTTGATCAGCATCTTCTTCAACGCACTGGGAGGGTTGAAGGCAGCAGTTGCCGCAGACGTCATACAGAGCCTCAGCATGACGGCTATGCTGGTGGGAATCATCATTTACTGCAGCATTACGGTCGGTGGTGTGGATCAGATATTCACCATCAGCTCGGAGAACG ATCGCTTTGCGTTCTTCAACTTTGCGGCCGATCTGCATCTGCGCGTTACGACAACGTCCGCCTGGCTGGGGGAGCTGTTCAACTCGCTCAGCCTGCTCGGCTGTCAGCAGAACTTTGTCCAGCGTTATCTGAGCATGCCGACGTTCGGCCAGATTCGACGCACGCTAATGTGGAACATCCCGGTGGTGATACTGCTATTCTCGCTACCCTGGTTCGTCGGGATGGCCATCTACGCCATCTACTGGCATTGTGATCCACTGAAGGCGAGCGTGATCGCGAAGATGGACGAAATACTGCCCTACTTTATGTTGGATCGGTTCGAGAGTGTTCCGGGCGTTTGGGGCATCTTCGTGGGGACGCTTTTTAATGGGGCGCTCACGTTAAACATCTCCAACATTAACTCGCTGGCCACAGTGACATGGGAGGACTTCCTCTCGCTAATACCAGCGCTGCGCCAAAAGAGTGAGAAACATCAGCTGAATGTGATAAAGCTCGTCGGTACGATCTATGCGGTGCTGATCATGGGCGTTGGTTTTATCGTTGGCCTATTGTCCGGTGTGATCGAATCGTCGATGCTGATCATCTCGGCCACCTCCGGTCCACtgttgggtgtgtttgtgctcgCTATGTTCATACCGTTCGCAAATTGGAAGGGTGCTGTGATCGGCATGATTGCATCCCATTTATCGATCCTGTGGATCGTGGTTGGTCGATTGATTGAAAGTACCGTGAGCGACACACTGCTGGATACCTCGATCGAGGGGTGCTACGCGGAGCTGATGGAGGCGCAAAAGAATGCATCCTTGCTGGTGGTTGCCCTGGAGGAAGGTGTCGATGCGATCGAGACGAGCAATCTGCTCAATCGGATCTACTCGATCACGTACATGTACTACGGTGTGTTCGGCACGGTGCTCACCGTGCTGGCGGGGATCGTTGTCAGTCTCGCCACCTGGAGCAGTCACGACCAGTATAACATGAAGATGCTACATCCGGCTGTGCGGTGGCTTTATTCTCGCTGTCCATTCAGTGGCAAGCACTTTGGATCGTTCGAGGTAACAACGAAAGAAACGGCACCAAAGTGTTGA
- the LOC128303291 gene encoding sodium-coupled monocarboxylate transporter 1-like isoform X3 encodes MMLSIARGTLGVISVLGYPSEFFYRGSAMWESLYGVITAYPIVCFVFIPVYFDLGITSVYQYLELRFNSRLVRCLASGTYILRTLLSLGVTIYTPTVALNTIIGVPYWVSLLSITLISIFFNALGGLKAAVAADVIQSLSMTAMLVGIIIYCSITVGGVDQIFTISSENDRFAFFNFAADLHLRVTTTSAWLGELFNSLSLLGCQQNFVQRYLSMPTFGQIRRTLMWNIPVVILLFSLPWFVGMAIYAIYWHCDPLKASVIAKMDEILPYFMLDRFESVPGVWGIFVGTLFNGALTLNISNINSLATVTWEDFLSLIPALRQKSEKHQLNVIKLVGTIYAVLIMGVGFIVGLLSGVIESSMLIISATSGPLLGVFVLAMFIPFANWKGAVIGMIASHLSILWIVVGRLIESTVSDTLLDTSIEGCYAELMEAQKNASLLVVALEEGVDAIETSNLLNRIYSITYMYYGVFGTVLTVLAGIVVSLATWSSHDQYNMKMLHPAVRWLYSRCPFSGKHFGSFEVTTKETAPKC; translated from the exons ATGATGCTATCGATCGCGCGTGGTACACTGGGTGTGATCTCCGTGTTGGGCTATCCGAGCGAATTCTTCTACCGTGGTTCGGCCATGTGGGAATCACTATACGGTGTCATCACCGCGTATCCGATCGTATGCTTCGTCTTCATACCGGTGTACTTCGACCTTGGCATAACGTCCGTCTATCAGTATTTAGAGTTGCG CTTCAACAGTCGTTTAGTGCGATGTCTGGCGTCGGGAACTTATATATTGAGGACGTTGCTGAGTTTGGGTGTTACTATCTACACACCGACCGTTGCCCTGAACACAATCATCGGTGTGCCGTACTGGGTGTCGCTGCTCTCCATTACGTTGATCAGCATCTTCTTCAACGCACTGGGAGGGTTGAAGGCAGCAGTTGCCGCAGACGTCATACAGAGCCTCAGCATGACGGCTATGCTGGTGGGAATCATCATTTACTGCAGCATTACGGTCGGTGGTGTGGATCAGATATTCACCATCAGCTCGGAGAACG ATCGCTTTGCGTTCTTCAACTTTGCGGCCGATCTGCATCTGCGCGTTACGACAACGTCCGCCTGGCTGGGGGAGCTGTTCAACTCGCTCAGCCTGCTCGGCTGTCAGCAGAACTTTGTCCAGCGTTATCTGAGCATGCCGACGTTCGGCCAGATTCGACGCACGCTAATGTGGAACATCCCGGTGGTGATACTGCTATTCTCGCTACCCTGGTTCGTCGGGATGGCCATCTACGCCATCTACTGGCATTGTGATCCACTGAAGGCGAGCGTGATCGCGAAGATGGACGAAATACTGCCCTACTTTATGTTGGATCGGTTCGAGAGTGTTCCGGGCGTTTGGGGCATCTTCGTGGGGACGCTTTTTAATGGGGCGCTCACGTTAAACATCTCCAACATTAACTCGCTGGCCACAGTGACATGGGAGGACTTCCTCTCGCTAATACCAGCGCTGCGCCAAAAGAGTGAGAAACATCAGCTGAATGTGATAAAGCTCGTCGGTACGATCTATGCGGTGCTGATCATGGGCGTTGGTTTTATCGTTGGCCTATTGTCCGGTGTGATCGAATCGTCGATGCTGATCATCTCGGCCACCTCCGGTCCACtgttgggtgtgtttgtgctcgCTATGTTCATACCGTTCGCAAATTGGAAGGGTGCTGTGATCGGCATGATTGCATCCCATTTATCGATCCTGTGGATCGTGGTTGGTCGATTGATTGAAAGTACCGTGAGCGACACACTGCTGGATACCTCGATCGAGGGGTGCTACGCGGAGCTGATGGAGGCGCAAAAGAATGCATCCTTGCTGGTGGTTGCCCTGGAGGAAGGTGTCGATGCGATCGAGACGAGCAATCTGCTCAATCGGATCTACTCGATCACGTACATGTACTACGGTGTGTTCGGCACGGTGCTCACCGTGCTGGCGGGGATCGTTGTCAGTCTCGCCACCTGGAGCAGTCACGACCAGTATAACATGAAGATGCTACATCCGGCTGTGCGGTGGCTTTATTCTCGCTGTCCATTCAGTGGCAAGCACTTTGGATCGTTCGAGGTAACAACGAAAGAAACGGCACCAAAGTGTTGA